The Acropora muricata isolate sample 2 chromosome 4, ASM3666990v1, whole genome shotgun sequence genome contains the following window.
GTAGAGGATGCTACAAACCTTTTAATTGGGTATAAAGTAACTTTTTCTGTTAATATAATGAGTAATTTAATGATATTTGATAGTATTTACCTTAACTATTATGTACTTCCATATTTTGAATGTTACGTACTCCATTGACATGATTATTTCTATGTTTTTCGTCTTAATTTTCGCTTCGTAGGTGGGTTCTTTCTTATCACAGATCTAGAGCAAAACAAAGTCCATTTTACTGTGTAAATTCTCTTGAATCTATTTATTTTCGTCctttcgaaaaaaataaaattcggcTTGATAAAGCGTGACATATAGCAAGTCTCCGAGATGAACGAACATTAATGTATATTTGTCAAATTTCATCTGCCGAACCCAGAACCGACAATTTTTTTAGGGtatatttttatcattcactttatCAAATATTTCAAGACTGGTTTGTCCCTTAGGCTCATtaagtgagttttttttttttaattcctcaGGGATTTGTGGAGGGAATTTGTTTTGGCAGGGCAATTCTCAATTTCAACCCTGTTTAAACTCAAAAGGAtgattaataatggtaataggactgagtggaatccaatttggtctgtaattATAAGATTGATGAGCAAATCAGACGACCAGCAGGAGTCCAATTTGTTTAATCACAAGTGTGATTACAGACTAAATTGGACGACATGAAGTCcagttaccaattaatcataacctttacaattttcaagaaaacaaatgcattctttttttgtaaaagagcTTTTAATATCAAGTATCGAAAGAAATACATCACtaattcatccattttggaaaatccttAGTTTGGGAGAGTCAGTggctgttgctatggttattgtgatCAATTATATGATTGGTGAATTAAGCTGACTGcacttaatatgattggctgaagtAACTGTTCAATTTCGGGTATCTAATCACAGCCAACTGTCCAATTTCATTGTCAGATTTCAGCCTACACAATAATTAGTAAAAATTAAAGcagttaatgcaccaatcaaatttgagaaaattggaATGGTTATGATTAGCTCTGTTATAGATGGTAgtctggatttctttttcacaaCTGTGGCATTAATCTTTCTTCTACAAGGTGCATAGGTGCACCCTTGACAACATGTTCCCTATCAGATGACATGGAATTTctgaagaaaataaataaaatgcaatttcaataaattttggTGCAAGTGGGTAGTTTTGAATACAGGCGGGTATTATTTTAGAAGGCCTTCCTCTCTAAGGGGGTCCAGGGGCATGCCCCCGTGGGAAATTTTGAAATCCTAGACTCTCGCAGATgcattttcctgcattttgaggtctatttttattttgctttgttgtcctTAGAAGTCAACCAATTTGAACaaacttggaagaaaaaaactgaacatCTACTCAAATCGATTCCCGAACAATGCACTAATTATcgacgaaaaaaaaaggaacgtGATATCAAAGTGTTGGCCCTTACAATGTCCTCAACGTTGGGAAGAATCGTTATCATCCAGTCTCTCTTATTTTGACACTGGAGCAAAATATTCTAATAACGATCACCTCTTGGCAACCATTAATATTCATCCTAAGTTCCGGTCGATTTCAGCTGATGATAAATCAAAAAGAGTAGAGGACCTAACACGGACCCTTGTGGAACCCCACAGGGTGTTGTCGCTTTACTAGATACTGTCATTTCCACCTGTGTAGTTTGCACACGTCCGCTTAAGTATGAAGAGAACCAATCATTTACAACGCCTCTAATGCCATAATGATGTAACTTACTTAACAAAACTGAGTGGTTGACTGTATGTAatgctttttttaaatcaatgaaaattccACAGGTGTATAATTTCTTGTCCATATTACTTTGTACAGTGTTAAGTTCATCAAGTAGATGCACTTGGAGATTTTCTAAATTGCGCCTTAAGCTCCTAACATTATTATGAAGCAAAGAAAAGTTTAACTTGAAATCGTCGTCCGAAGAAGACAACCGATTTCAAAGGACATTGAAACTATGTGGTGAATAACAATTACTTTGTATGCGATGATTGCAAAGATTAAGATCGGGGTTTATGTTTTCACGAACATTCAATGTGAATAGGTCTAAGTCATGTAAACTAGAGAGTTTCTCTAGATATTTTTTAGTAGGTAAATCACAGGAAAGGGTATTGTTAAATTGGCCATGACAACTTATGAGATCACTTACACCGTAATACGGTAATTCTTGAAGAGACATAAACAACAGAACTTAGAATTCATAAGGTTGCAGAAAAGTTAACTTTATCTTTACGTTTCACCTGACAACTGCCTCAAATCATCGATATAATCATCACTATAAGACTGAAAAATAACTATAAGACTGAAAAATAACCAAGAAAGTTAGATTTCtggcagaaataaaaaaaaacagacgagGTGCAGCTAAATGGAAATTCTTTTTTGGACATCTATTTTGATTTGGAGtggcaatttttgttttgcaaagtGCTGAAATCAAAATTACTGTCTCTTAGGGTTCTACATTAGATTTCATTAAGCAGCTGAGACTCATTTTGTTGGAAGAGTAAGAACGGTCAAGATTTCAGTTTGAAGTGATCAATAATATCATAATGATTATAACATTATTGGCCATCTTTacactagaggacgcattatctgTGTGGaagaacttgggcaaacattcatTATTTGTCTGGTTATTtgtctctagtataaagacaAGCACAAGACTGGCATCTATTTAtacgaactatcttctgttgtgcgactGGAACGatgcacaacagaagatagttcgtccAGATGGATAATGCATCCTCTAGTATAAAGAAGGCCATTACCTTAGTGAAAGTCCCTGTTCAATCTACCTGAGTGATTTCACTGAACATTATTTTACCATCTGAGTTATGAAGCCACTTAAGAGCTTGCAAGATAACAGTTCAGTTTTGTACCCGATACGAACACACACATCTGTAAATGAAATACCAATaatgtatttgaaatgtggaATTGCGAGATGTATTGCATAATGACATGCCAGAATCTGGCAAGACACAGcaaaaaaatatcattattttCACTGTTTATCCCTTTCTTTGGAACTATTACCCTCAATCTCAATTGTTTTAAATTCACAAACTAGAAATTTGCTCTTCATCTGGGAGAATGTTTTAGCAAATATCTGAATTATCCAACACTCCAAGTTTTAGAGAAGCGAATTTCTGTACACCATAATCTCTGTTCTCATTTTCTTCCTACTTTTTTAAGTAACTCCTCTCACTGCTGGAACACTGACTATTTTAATGATGAAGTGGGCTTTCCTTGTTGAATGAGGGTAAAGGCCCTTTTacttgcaaaaacaaacaagatatCACTTTAGTTAATTATCAAAATATGAAGACTTGGCCTCCTGTAGAGGGGGGTTATTCGTCATGCACGTCAACAACATGATttcatgttttaaaaaaataaaaatattgattTTTGTTTGTATTGGTTTATTAAATATTGTATTCAGCTATTGACCAAGTTCCTTGACCATGagtgaataattattagaaGGTAACTGGTAATCTCCATACTTGTGGTTTGAGTTTTTAAAAGCCAAACAAAGTTACTTTACTGAaataattcattcatttcagGTCTAGGCCGTGGCATTGCACTTCTGCTTCCACAATAGATTATAAAACATGGATACGGCCTTTAACTCAAGGAAGCCACACCTTTCAGTGTTGTAGTCAAAGTTACCTGTATGGCCAAACAGTGTGCTTTTTCAAAAGCTGCTGTGTGATATGAGAGAAAAAAGCAAGCCAGTTGTTGTGCTTTTGACAGTCAAATGGGTTGTATCTTTACAAAATGTGTGTGCACTTCTGCTACCTCCGAGCAGGAGCCTCCATTGCAACCAAGCAACGTGGATATATCCCTGGCAACAGATGACGAGGAAAATGTAGTAAGGGGACTGCAATCTGACCAACAAGTAAGCAGAGAGGGACCATTTTCTGTCAAGGTGTCTTATCAGCTATTTCTCCTAGAAACTCTTAACCAATATCGTCAGGAGAATCTATTCACTGACTTCACAATAAGAGTAAATGGTGGGGATTTTCCTGTCCACAAAAATGTTTTGGCTGCTTGTTCTAATTTCTTCAATGATCTGTTTTCTGGAAGCGATTCGCATTCCATTGACTGTGAATTTGATAAAGTTGATGTGAGCATTATGGACAATATGCTTAATATTCTGTACACTGGAAAATGCAAAACTGATCAGAACAACATTGTAGCAATGCTTTCCTTGGCAGATACCTTAGGCATACAAGATTTATTTTCCAAATTTGCAGAAAACATTGAAGGAAACAAACTTTCTTCTTCCAAGCGAAGAGTGTTCAATTGTCACTACCAGGATGCTCTTTTGACAAAGTTATTATCTTTCCAAATGGGAGGTCTGTTTTGTGATCTTACTTTAACAATGAGCAGTGGCAAGGTTGTTCCTGTTCATAAGAATGTACTTGCTTCTACCAGCTGTTACTTTAAAGGACTCTTCAGATCTGAAATGAGAGAAGTTCACGAAAGGAATGTTTACTTTGGAGTCATAGACGAGGTAATTGTTGAAGACTTATTGAAATTTGTTTACCTTGGGGAAATAAACATTACATTTGACAACTTAAGGAGTTTGCTTCAAGCCAGTGATTATCTCTTGATAGAGCCCTTAAAAagacaaattattgattttattaAGGAGAATTCAACATCATCGAACTTTTGGAAAGTTTATTCCCTGGTTAGAAGTTTTGATTGTCTAGATGAGGTGTACCAAGAAATGGTGAATTTTGTGTGCAGTCATTTTTGGAGTATCGCTACATCAAGTGAATTTCTGCATATTACAGATCAAGATGTTAGATGGTTTCTTTCGAATGATGATATTTTGTCTAGCGAAGCTCAGATGTTGGAAAGTTTAATTCGGTGGTATAAACATTCTGAAGAAGACAGAAAGGAATCTTTTAGGCGGCTTTTGAATCTTATTCACATGAGTAATATTCCCGACCAGTACTTAAAGAATCTTGCTATGGAACAAGGCATAGATGAACTGAACAGATTCTCTGGGTATAAGTTGAAGGATGATGTAGCAATGGAAGACCTCTTGAAGACTTCTGCTTTCCACAATGTGGTCTTGTTTGGTTTGACACATAGACTGCATTACACACATTCATACAATCTCTGCTATTGGCTTCCCTTTGCTGGGCCGTGGTCCCTGATTGCTCGCATTCCCCATAACAAGTCCATGTTAGCCAATGGCAGCCCTCTCGTTTACACTAACAGTGGATTGTATGTGCAAGTTCCTTGGAATAACCCCAAGCTGGCCTTCCACAGAAACCCTTTGACTGCCCGTCATCTTATGCCCAATTCAGGAGTGGCTCCCACCTCTGAAATAGAACCATCTGCACCGATGACCTTTGACTGTGCAGCCGTGACGATGGGCAAATACATCTACTTAATAGGTGGGATGTCCATGCAAGAGAGGACAGAAGTCAAAACGGTGCAGCGTTATGACGTCGAAAAGCAAAGCTGGTCATCAGTAGCAGACATGCGTGAACCTCGGTATGAACTAACGGCGGTCAACTACAAAAACAAGTACATCTTTGTGTTTGGAGGCATAGATGGGTCTTCCCATCGGGAGTGTCTGAAGACGGTGGAAAGATATGATCCACTCGTTGACCACTGGTCATACGTGACATCTATGCATCAGCCTCGATCCAGTGCCTTTGCGTTCGTGCACAATGAGAGAATCTATGTGATTGGTGGAGAACGAGGTGAAGATGTCACTCCGACAGATTGCGAGCTGTATGATCCTTTGACAGACGAGTGGCAAGTAATGAGAATACAGGTGAACACGCTGTACACGCCCAGGGGACAAACGGACCAAGGATCCTTTCTGTACCACCCAGCCACTGAAAACAAGGAGCCAAGCGTAGGGAAGTCATGCGCGGGTGGGCTGTCTGTGCTGTCGAACATCAGCGCACAGCATGACCAGCCCATTTTCAATGAAGCCAAGATCACGAGACCGTATGTGACTTGTATCAATGGATCCATCGTGATTCTTGATTTCAGCACATGCGCAGACGGTCAGCGTAAAGCAAACTTCTACTTTTTGGACCCAGAATCCGGCAATTTTAGAATTTTGCAATCTCTGTTTACGTGGCCAACTGATATTTCTTACGGGGCCTTGATGCCTCTTAGCCGAAAAGACATGATCAAAGCTCTGAAGGACTAGTCCGTTCTGCGTGGTTTTAGAGGATATTTGTGACTTTCCCGCTGGAGTTGTTCTGATCACTGGATCGCCGTTCTCAGAATTGTAGAATTATTGCTGTTAGTCAATCCAGCTGTAAAATTCTTGCAGCTGTAAGGCCaaagccaattttttttccctgcaATGTAAACCTTAGgtagatgtttttttctagatGGTTGGTAACTAGGGAATCTCAAGTATCGGAGGGCCTTTCTCTCCACCTTTTTCAAATGTATGCGCTACTACTTCTATGTTAGCGGGGATTCTCAACTAATGCGCCAAAAGAGTAATGTTTTATCAAATAAGGAGTTCGCCTGGGGCAAGAGAATTCAGCAGTTCAAAGATGGATTGTGACAACTTGCCAAGATATTGTCTGGTGTCTGGCTATAGGATCTCGTGGCTGATGAATTTAGGTAACAAAGCTTTAGTAATggtcaagttttaaatatttagtTAGACTTCGAAAATCGATTTTCTCTCCGCTATTGCTTACTTTAGCCATAATTTTCGAACTTATTAAAGGTAGCGTGCAACAGGTCAGTTTCGTAGTTTCGTGCGTTTGTACTGTGAAGacgaaaattgaaattgacGCCGGAGAACTTTTCGGTGACAAAtcattcccccccccccc
Protein-coding sequences here:
- the LOC136915749 gene encoding kelch-like protein 12, translated to MGCIFTKCVCTSATSEQEPPLQPSNVDISLATDDEENVVRGLQSDQQVSREGPFSVKVSYQLFLLETLNQYRQENLFTDFTIRVNGGDFPVHKNVLAACSNFFNDLFSGSDSHSIDCEFDKVDVSIMDNMLNILYTGKCKTDQNNIVAMLSLADTLGIQDLFSKFAENIEGNKLSSSKRRVFNCHYQDALLTKLLSFQMGGLFCDLTLTMSSGKVVPVHKNVLASTSCYFKGLFRSEMREVHERNVYFGVIDEVIVEDLLKFVYLGEINITFDNLRSLLQASDYLLIEPLKRQIIDFIKENSTSSNFWKVYSLVRSFDCLDEVYQEMVNFVCSHFWSIATSSEFLHITDQDVRWFLSNDDILSSEAQMLESLIRWYKHSEEDRKESFRRLLNLIHMSNIPDQYLKNLAMEQGIDELNRFSGYKLKDDVAMEDLLKTSAFHNVVLFGLTHRLHYTHSYNLCYWLPFAGPWSLIARIPHNKSMLANGSPLVYTNSGLYVQVPWNNPKLAFHRNPLTARHLMPNSGVAPTSEIEPSAPMTFDCAAVTMGKYIYLIGGMSMQERTEVKTVQRYDVEKQSWSSVADMREPRYELTAVNYKNKYIFVFGGIDGSSHRECLKTVERYDPLVDHWSYVTSMHQPRSSAFAFVHNERIYVIGGERGEDVTPTDCELYDPLTDEWQVMRIQVNTLYTPRGQTDQGSFLYHPATENKEPSVGKSCAGGLSVLSNISAQHDQPIFNEAKITRPYVTCINGSIVILDFSTCADGQRKANFYFLDPESGNFRILQSLFTWPTDISYGALMPLSRKDMIKALKD